The following proteins come from a genomic window of Malus domestica chromosome 02, GDT2T_hap1:
- the LOC103454084 gene encoding uncharacterized protein isoform X2, translated as MRPRKADASKPPTAKKTPPARKTATRPQPAAYPPDLEVATPKTVETKRACAGRVKQAKKNETTPPADSKSPKPSAEGTEGSAGTAKVAPAAKVGVARKVPAKRSPVKLKTSAKSVSPLTPKLGGSGKGELDAVNKGQAADGSDVEVTEKKPVAENVGESAKKGESVVEVEVSTVENVGEPATIKQTIVEVKVNPNEVEEDPEEEEDPVEEEDPIEEEDSVEAVESVAGEISESSEIACDIKEGVEVIEEEGPIKEEDPIEAEKSLVAEVSKYSENEPARDVKEGVEVKEDHKEKSDRVDVKGDQEESVDDGDEVETCVEATNKVENAKEGLQGEDIERAKEVFNGDEQMEDYGEKLDLGEHGEEELPEDDAEDPAEETERLADEHKEFTAIANERKMRKEREIFLGGLDRDAVEEDVRRVFDRIGGIVEVRLHKNPSSNKNKGYAFVEFENKEYARRALSEMKNPVIRGRRCGTAPSEDNDTLFVGNICNTWTKEAIKQKLKDYGVEGVENINLVPDVQSDGLSRGFAFIEFSCHGEAMLAYKRLQQPDAIFGHTERTAKVAFAEPIREPDPEIMSQVKSVFVDGLPPHWDEDKVREQFKCYGEILRVVLARNMSTAKRRDFGFVDFSTHESAVAFVDSINNIGLEDGNSKVKVKARLSNPLPKTQAVKGGMCGGFRIGRGGGSGIFPRSGRGFGRGGDHFNRANFQPNRHFYRGGRGQTGRMGFQNEYDFDYPYEFHGRGGRRGSFRGGRYGFDGGAPVAAPPSRPYTNRPWHDAPDRGYGMHIPPRMHPYSLGPGHLDGPFMGVHFDDPYFYDDNTHGIKRPFHMRDYDHDYSEPSSRRPRLDYTDPAASFRGNHYRDTYGAGSSAYPHDYYGPEYNSGPYSSYYGSNYSYGGGRYC; from the exons ATGAGACCTCGCAAGGCAGACGCCTCCAAACCGCCGACCGCTAAGAAAACGCCGCCGGCGAGGAAAACCGCCACCAGGCCACAGCCGGCGGCTTACCCGCCGGACTTAGAAGTGGCCACTCCGAAAACCGTCGAAACAAAGCGCGCTTGTGCCGGCCGGGTGAAGCAGGCCAAGAAGAACGAAACGACACCGCCTGCTGATTCGAAGTCCCCCAAACCATCAG CTGAGGGGACTGAGGGATCAGCTGGTACTGCTAAGGTGGCACCGGCGGCGAAAGTTGGTGTGGCGAGAAAAGTACCTGCGAAAAGGTCGCCGGTGAAACTTAAGACATCAGCTAAATCTGTTTCACCTCTGACACCGAAATTGGGGGGATCGGGGAAGGGGGAACTAGATGCAGTGAACAAGGGGCAGGCGGCAGATGGTAGTGATGTGGAAGTCACAGAGAAGAAACCGGTTGCTGAGAATGTTGGGGAGTCTGCAAAGAAGGGCGAAAGCGTTGTGGAAGTTGAAGTAAGCACTGTTGAGAATGTTGGAGAGCCTgcaacaatcaaacaaacaatcgTTGAAGTAAAAGTAAACCCAAATGAAGTTGAAGAGGATCCCGAAGAGGAAGAGGATCCTGTTGAGGAGGAGGATCCTATCGAGGAAGAGGATTCCGTTGAGGCAGTAGAATCAGTAGCTGGGGAGATTTCAGAGTCTTCTGAGATAGCTTGTGATATAAAAGAGGGAGTGGAAGTGATTGAGGAAGAGGGTCCTATCAAGGAAGAGGATCCCATTGAGGCAGAAAAATCTTTAGTTGCGGAGGTTTCAAAGTATTCTGAGAACGAACCAGCTCGTGATGTAAAAGAGGGAGTGGAAGTGAAAGAAGACCATAAGGAGAAGTCGGATAGAGTAGATGTGAAAGGAGATCAGGAGGAGTCAGTGGATGATGGAGATGAAGTCGAGACCTGTGTTGAGGCTACTAACAAGGTAGAAAATGCCAAAGAGGGGTTACAAGGAGAAGATATTGAGCGTGCTAAAGAGGTGTTTAATGGTGATGAGCAGATGGAAGATTATGGTGAAAAATTGGATCTGGGAGAACATGGAGAGGAGGAACTTCCTGAGGATGATGCAGAGGATCCTGCAGAAGAAACTGAGAGATTGGCTGATGAACATAAGGAATTTACAGCCATTGCAAATGAGCGCAAGATGAGGAAAGAACGTGAGATATTTCTTGGTGGGCTTGATCGGGATGCTGTGGAGGAAGATGTGAGAAGGGTCTTCGACAGGATTGGAGGGATAGTTGAAGTTAGGTTACACAAGAATCCTTCATCTAATAAGAACAAGGGTTATgcatttgtggagtttgaaaatAAGGAGTATGCAAGGCGGGCTTTGTCTGAAATGAAAAACCCTGTT ATACGGGGGAGGCGATGTGGGACAGCACCTAGTGAGGACAATGACACGTTGTTTGTGGGTAATATATGCAATACCTGGACAAAGGAAGCT ATTAAACAGAAACTGAAGGATTATGGTGTGGAAGGTGTTGAGAATATAAATCTTGTCCCAGATGTTCAAAGTGATGGGTTGAGCCGTGGTTTTGCATTTATTGAATTCTCTTGTCATGGTGAAGCTATGCTTGCATACAAGAGGCTTCAGCAGCCCGATGCTATATTTGGCCACACTGAAAGAACTGCCAAAGTGGCTTTTGCTGAACCTATACGTGAGCCTGACCCAGAGATCATGTCCCAAGTGAAGTCCGTATTTGTGGATGGGCTTCCACCTCATTGGGATGAGGACAAAGTTAGAGAGCAATTTAAATGCTATGGAGAAATCTTACGCGTTGTTCTGGCTCGGAATATGTCTACAGCCAAGCGGAGGGATTTTGGATTTGTTGATTTCTCTACCCATGAATCTGCTGTGGCCTTTGTTGATAGTATAAATAACATAGGACTGGAGGATGGGAATTCAAAG GTAAAAGTGAAAGCAAGACTTTCAAATCCTTTGCCTAAAACTCAGGCTGTGAAGGGTGGAATGTGCGGTGGATTTCGAATTGGTcgtggtggtggtagtggtaTCTTTCCAAGATCTG GACGGGGTTTTGGTCGTGGTGGAGATCATTTCAACCGTGCAAATTTCCAACCCAACAGACATTTCTATCGTGGTGGACGTGGTCAAACTGGCAGGATGGGTTTCCAGAATGAATATGACTTCGATTACCCATACGAGTTTCATGGACGAG GGGGAAGAAGGGGCTCTTTCAGGGGTGGCCGTTATGGATTTGATGGAGGTGCTCCAGTTGCTGCCCCACCATCAAGACCCTACACAAATCGACCTTGGCATGATGCCCCTGATAGAGGCTATGGTATGCATATTCCTCCTAGGATGCATCCATATTCTCTAGGTCCAGGACACCTTGATGGACCATTCATGGGGGTTCACTTTGATGATCCTTATTTTTATGATGATAACACACATGGAATAAAACGCCCATTTCATATGAGA GACTATGATCATGACTACTCGGAGCCTAGTAGTCGTCGCCCACGGTTGGATTACACTGATCCAGCAGCTTCGTTTCGAGGAAACCATTATAGGG ATACGTATGGAGCTGGCAGCAGTGCCTACCCTCATGATTATTATGGTCCCGAA TATAATTCTGGTCCATATTCATCTTATTACGGGAGCAATTACTCATATGGAGGTGGCCGCTACTGTTAG
- the LOC103454083 gene encoding histone H1-like translates to MSATEEVQVPAVMDPPPTEAAATEEPKKEEKPVRQTKPRTPKERKPQQPKPKTKTAAHPPYFQMIKEALLALNEKSGASPYAIAKHMEEKHKAVLPANFRKTLALQLKNSAARGKLIKIRASYKLSEAGQKEKSAPKTAAVAKPKSEKKTKTTSSGKKPGRKNKKSAAAKPKQPKSIKSSAAKKSMKSAA, encoded by the exons ATGTCAGCCACCGAAGAAGTTCAAGTTCCTGCCGTCATGGACCCGCCGCCAACGGAGGCTGCAGCGACGGAGGAGcccaagaaggaagaaaagccGGTTAGGCAGACGAAACCCAGGACTCCGAAAGAGAGGAAGCCACAACagcccaaacccaaaaccaaaaccgccGCTCATCCTCCCTACTTTCAG ATGATCAAAGAGGCACTTTTGGCTCTGAACGAGAAGAGCGGGGCGAGTCCGTACGCCATAGCAAAGCACATGGAGGAGAAGCACAAGGCGGTGTTGCCGGCGAATTTCAGGAAGACTCTGGCTCTGCAGCTGAAGAACTCGGCGGCGAGAGGGAAGCTGATCAAGATCAGGGCCTCGTACAAGCTCTCGGAAGCGGGGCAGAAGGAGAAATCCGCACCCAAAACAGCCGCCGTTGCGAAACCAAAATCGGAGAAGAAGACCAAAACGACCTCGTCTGGTAAGAAGCCGGGAAGGAAGAACAAGAAGTCGGCCGCAGCCAAGCCGAAGCAGCCCAAGTCGATCAAGAGCTCTGCTGCTAAGAAATCTATGAAGTCTGCTGCTTGa
- the LOC103454084 gene encoding uncharacterized protein isoform X1 yields MRPRKADASKPPTAKKTPPARKTATRPQPAAYPPDLEVATPKTVETKRACAGRVKQAKKNETTPPADSKSPKPSVAEGTEGSAGTAKVAPAAKVGVARKVPAKRSPVKLKTSAKSVSPLTPKLGGSGKGELDAVNKGQAADGSDVEVTEKKPVAENVGESAKKGESVVEVEVSTVENVGEPATIKQTIVEVKVNPNEVEEDPEEEEDPVEEEDPIEEEDSVEAVESVAGEISESSEIACDIKEGVEVIEEEGPIKEEDPIEAEKSLVAEVSKYSENEPARDVKEGVEVKEDHKEKSDRVDVKGDQEESVDDGDEVETCVEATNKVENAKEGLQGEDIERAKEVFNGDEQMEDYGEKLDLGEHGEEELPEDDAEDPAEETERLADEHKEFTAIANERKMRKEREIFLGGLDRDAVEEDVRRVFDRIGGIVEVRLHKNPSSNKNKGYAFVEFENKEYARRALSEMKNPVIRGRRCGTAPSEDNDTLFVGNICNTWTKEAIKQKLKDYGVEGVENINLVPDVQSDGLSRGFAFIEFSCHGEAMLAYKRLQQPDAIFGHTERTAKVAFAEPIREPDPEIMSQVKSVFVDGLPPHWDEDKVREQFKCYGEILRVVLARNMSTAKRRDFGFVDFSTHESAVAFVDSINNIGLEDGNSKVKVKARLSNPLPKTQAVKGGMCGGFRIGRGGGSGIFPRSGRGFGRGGDHFNRANFQPNRHFYRGGRGQTGRMGFQNEYDFDYPYEFHGRGGRRGSFRGGRYGFDGGAPVAAPPSRPYTNRPWHDAPDRGYGMHIPPRMHPYSLGPGHLDGPFMGVHFDDPYFYDDNTHGIKRPFHMRDYDHDYSEPSSRRPRLDYTDPAASFRGNHYRDTYGAGSSAYPHDYYGPEYNSGPYSSYYGSNYSYGGGRYC; encoded by the exons ATGAGACCTCGCAAGGCAGACGCCTCCAAACCGCCGACCGCTAAGAAAACGCCGCCGGCGAGGAAAACCGCCACCAGGCCACAGCCGGCGGCTTACCCGCCGGACTTAGAAGTGGCCACTCCGAAAACCGTCGAAACAAAGCGCGCTTGTGCCGGCCGGGTGAAGCAGGCCAAGAAGAACGAAACGACACCGCCTGCTGATTCGAAGTCCCCCAAACCATCAG TAGCTGAGGGGACTGAGGGATCAGCTGGTACTGCTAAGGTGGCACCGGCGGCGAAAGTTGGTGTGGCGAGAAAAGTACCTGCGAAAAGGTCGCCGGTGAAACTTAAGACATCAGCTAAATCTGTTTCACCTCTGACACCGAAATTGGGGGGATCGGGGAAGGGGGAACTAGATGCAGTGAACAAGGGGCAGGCGGCAGATGGTAGTGATGTGGAAGTCACAGAGAAGAAACCGGTTGCTGAGAATGTTGGGGAGTCTGCAAAGAAGGGCGAAAGCGTTGTGGAAGTTGAAGTAAGCACTGTTGAGAATGTTGGAGAGCCTgcaacaatcaaacaaacaatcgTTGAAGTAAAAGTAAACCCAAATGAAGTTGAAGAGGATCCCGAAGAGGAAGAGGATCCTGTTGAGGAGGAGGATCCTATCGAGGAAGAGGATTCCGTTGAGGCAGTAGAATCAGTAGCTGGGGAGATTTCAGAGTCTTCTGAGATAGCTTGTGATATAAAAGAGGGAGTGGAAGTGATTGAGGAAGAGGGTCCTATCAAGGAAGAGGATCCCATTGAGGCAGAAAAATCTTTAGTTGCGGAGGTTTCAAAGTATTCTGAGAACGAACCAGCTCGTGATGTAAAAGAGGGAGTGGAAGTGAAAGAAGACCATAAGGAGAAGTCGGATAGAGTAGATGTGAAAGGAGATCAGGAGGAGTCAGTGGATGATGGAGATGAAGTCGAGACCTGTGTTGAGGCTACTAACAAGGTAGAAAATGCCAAAGAGGGGTTACAAGGAGAAGATATTGAGCGTGCTAAAGAGGTGTTTAATGGTGATGAGCAGATGGAAGATTATGGTGAAAAATTGGATCTGGGAGAACATGGAGAGGAGGAACTTCCTGAGGATGATGCAGAGGATCCTGCAGAAGAAACTGAGAGATTGGCTGATGAACATAAGGAATTTACAGCCATTGCAAATGAGCGCAAGATGAGGAAAGAACGTGAGATATTTCTTGGTGGGCTTGATCGGGATGCTGTGGAGGAAGATGTGAGAAGGGTCTTCGACAGGATTGGAGGGATAGTTGAAGTTAGGTTACACAAGAATCCTTCATCTAATAAGAACAAGGGTTATgcatttgtggagtttgaaaatAAGGAGTATGCAAGGCGGGCTTTGTCTGAAATGAAAAACCCTGTT ATACGGGGGAGGCGATGTGGGACAGCACCTAGTGAGGACAATGACACGTTGTTTGTGGGTAATATATGCAATACCTGGACAAAGGAAGCT ATTAAACAGAAACTGAAGGATTATGGTGTGGAAGGTGTTGAGAATATAAATCTTGTCCCAGATGTTCAAAGTGATGGGTTGAGCCGTGGTTTTGCATTTATTGAATTCTCTTGTCATGGTGAAGCTATGCTTGCATACAAGAGGCTTCAGCAGCCCGATGCTATATTTGGCCACACTGAAAGAACTGCCAAAGTGGCTTTTGCTGAACCTATACGTGAGCCTGACCCAGAGATCATGTCCCAAGTGAAGTCCGTATTTGTGGATGGGCTTCCACCTCATTGGGATGAGGACAAAGTTAGAGAGCAATTTAAATGCTATGGAGAAATCTTACGCGTTGTTCTGGCTCGGAATATGTCTACAGCCAAGCGGAGGGATTTTGGATTTGTTGATTTCTCTACCCATGAATCTGCTGTGGCCTTTGTTGATAGTATAAATAACATAGGACTGGAGGATGGGAATTCAAAG GTAAAAGTGAAAGCAAGACTTTCAAATCCTTTGCCTAAAACTCAGGCTGTGAAGGGTGGAATGTGCGGTGGATTTCGAATTGGTcgtggtggtggtagtggtaTCTTTCCAAGATCTG GACGGGGTTTTGGTCGTGGTGGAGATCATTTCAACCGTGCAAATTTCCAACCCAACAGACATTTCTATCGTGGTGGACGTGGTCAAACTGGCAGGATGGGTTTCCAGAATGAATATGACTTCGATTACCCATACGAGTTTCATGGACGAG GGGGAAGAAGGGGCTCTTTCAGGGGTGGCCGTTATGGATTTGATGGAGGTGCTCCAGTTGCTGCCCCACCATCAAGACCCTACACAAATCGACCTTGGCATGATGCCCCTGATAGAGGCTATGGTATGCATATTCCTCCTAGGATGCATCCATATTCTCTAGGTCCAGGACACCTTGATGGACCATTCATGGGGGTTCACTTTGATGATCCTTATTTTTATGATGATAACACACATGGAATAAAACGCCCATTTCATATGAGA GACTATGATCATGACTACTCGGAGCCTAGTAGTCGTCGCCCACGGTTGGATTACACTGATCCAGCAGCTTCGTTTCGAGGAAACCATTATAGGG ATACGTATGGAGCTGGCAGCAGTGCCTACCCTCATGATTATTATGGTCCCGAA TATAATTCTGGTCCATATTCATCTTATTACGGGAGCAATTACTCATATGGAGGTGGCCGCTACTGTTAG